The Mercurialis annua linkage group LG7, ddMerAnnu1.2, whole genome shotgun sequence genome includes the window TTACATTCTTTGAAATAAAAGGATAAACCCAAGGGATTGAATGTTCATCAAATAAACCCAAAAGAGCATGAAAACCATTGTCATTTCCAATCTCACAAATTCACAAAACACAGTCCCCTAATATCATACAAAACCAACAAAATTGATCATATTAGTAGAAAGAACCATAGTTCTGAAACTACCCAAATAAAATCTAGTTGCAAATTATGTTGCAGTAACAAATGTCAAAGCAGTGATTAGACTAAGCATTACTATTCTTCATGTCAAAACTTTAAGCCACCCAGATCCCGATAATCATCAAAATTAACCAAACAAACATACGCATATTAAGGCcataaaattaaaccaaaaagcAAATAGCAGAATCATCACAACAAAGATACCCATCTCTACGGTCTTGTTCCTCAGCTTCTTTATTAGCAACTTGGACAGATTTAAACcacaaatttaattcaattactTTCATCCAAGATCAAAGCTTTTCAACAAAAACTAAGTTTTCCTTTCGGCTTTTTTTAACTGTAATTGTGTGCACAAAAACTATAGAAAGAGCAGATGGTGGGATTTTTGGTGGCTTGTCTCGGGGACTCAGACTCATTTTTGCTAACCCATTAGCTGAGTCTTTTAGATCTTCATTTCTTGGGACTGTTATTAgcagtttttttatttgttgttcTATTCTCGCCATGCTTCTTTCTTCGCCtgaagaaaataaagaatcaatAAGTAACTCCAGAACTAGAAAAAAACCAGCCACTTTAGCTATGCTTATGCATGTTTGATCTTCTACATCTATAATCGCTTTACAGATTGTGCTTGGTGCCATTTAAAATCAACTGAATGAATCAACCAAATGAATTTAATAATGATTGTATATTATGAAAAAGGAAGAGACTTTATACCTGTTTTATGATGATTAGAGAGAAGATGTTTGAGAAAATGGCAGACCGTCGTTGATCGGAGAATCCAAAGGAAGAAAAGACATTGCTCTTATTTGATTGAACCCACACagcaaaaaaatattgatagaaGAGAGATGGGTATAAAATGTAATAATTTCGCCAGCTAAGCTATTTATTGTAAAATGCATCTGTTATAAGAGAAAAGATTGCAGTGGGTTGGCATTTGAGAAAAGATCATCAGCTTTCTTAATTAATCcgtaattttctctaaaatttatactctttattattaaagattctctttatttatttaaaaatgctctttaaaataaacAGTACCATTGGATATGCTTTTATAGTTAGTATGGAACAATATCTcgtaggccatgtttggttcatggaataggtgcggaatggaatagctattccgtataaAATGACAATTCTTTGCTTTGATTCATGAAATAGGTATTCCaaagaattgctattccatgattttgtggaataaaaactcctctcaaaaattaaagaatggTTATTCCATTCCTTATGAAATAattctattccatgaaccaaacatggccgtAGAATtgtaatagaaaaataattcttATCCAGTGTATgatttcaaatatgaaaaagattcttatttaataagattCCTATATAGAAATGACTACTAAATAGGAACATGATTTCAAATAGGATAGTATTTTTGAGAGGTCTAAACCGTGTAGAACCTTCATGGTAGTTGAATCGTAAACATAATCAAGATCTTTGACAAGACGCGTTAGATCTGATTACTGAGATCTATCGAATCTTACTGGATTCAATCATTATTGAGATTGGACGAATTCTCTCGGATTGCCTTTGTCAGGCGAGTCCTTTGTGACTCAGATATAATTTACTTGGGCGAGTTTCTGAATTTACTCTGACTAGTAAAACTATACAACTCGATtcattatatcattttaaaatctgGTTCCATCAAGTATCACTTtctaaatatttaatcaaaagGGGTAAACTGTAACCAAAAAACTCTAATCAATAGTTTCTTCTATACCAGTCACCTTAAAGCTCCCTTACACCATAccatttttcttcaaaaaaagattatactattttttatttttctcatccTTCTACTtacctaatttttaatttttcagatctttctttagttttttttacagtccctttatttacaaattttatattcttCCTGCAGTCCCTCAAAAGGATTTGAAAATCATAGTTTGCCAAAGATAAAGACCCGAACGTGAACAACTTTGGAGTAAGAGTCTCTCGAATAAAACCAGTAAAATAGAAGGGCTTCCATATGAATTTTGCCTAAATTAAAATGATGTTttcaaaataaacattaacaCTATTCCCATTTGAAATGTTATGCTATAAAACAGTAAAATAGACAAAAGAGTACGGGTTTGCCTCGTTTCAAATTTTATTGGAAAAAGTTTGTCGTCACAAAAGAGACGAAGAAAAGGACTGTGTGAAATGTTTCTATCACTTGAACAAAATTGTGCGTTCACATggaaattatttaattgaaaagATGTCAATATTCAATCTTTTCCagaatttaaagaaaatgtAGGCCATATTTTAgatattaactttttatttctAAAGCTAATTAGTCTTTTTTTAAAGCTAATTAGTTTGTATGCACTAGAGGAGTATAAAACAATCATAATCTtcatacaaaattataaaataaattagttaactGAAAATTTATTTACCAATTTACTatcttgaaattttaaaattgaaatcattagctttataataaatttaaaagctaaaattAGAGCTGATCAAAACTCGAATTAGTGCATTTTCCTTTGAATTATatcttataaaaatttaattttatattttgataaaagaaaatcaaaatttcgATATATgtatttaggcttaattccttaaaaaaccctcaccttgaattttttttcgtttataccccgaccttgtaaaaacaccatttgtacccaattttgagtttttatgtttcatctctacccaaaagcattaaattgtactcttttcatttgaaaaagagtttaaaacaatccttcatttttaacttatatactaattagatattaaagttattaatagtacaaaaataccatcttcttcaaaaaattaaaaataataataattttttttaatcttttttaaaaataattccgaattttttgtttatttttttaatttttttaaaaaatatttctaacaaaaaaattaaaaataataataattttttttattttttttttattttttttttatataattaaaaaaattaattaattatttgaatatatttgatcattttttaagtttaaggatttatttgtatttttaaaaatagaaaaaagtatgttttaactcttttctaaatgaaaagagtacaatttgatacttttgggtagggatgaaacataaaaacccaaaattgggtacaaatggtgtttttacaagatcagggtataaacgaaaaaaaagtgcaaggtggggattttttaagaaattaagccatgTATTTAACGTATAACATGTGGCTAGGCCACGTTTTTTAGAACAATGATAATTTGGCTACATTATTCACGGAAAAGTGGTCCACCATTCATAAAGTAAGAACCATTAAGAGCCACACAAAAAGATATAAATCAAATTTCTAAGCATTAAAATCTACAATCATCCAATGTACCAGCAACTAGCAATCACCCAGAAGTAATAAAATTAGGATGCAATCACTCTAGTACAATTGGTGCATTTAGAGTCGAGACTTTTATAATCGATTTtgttaataaaagtaaatacaGATACTATTATATATAATGTTATCATTTTCAAATTGAAAGAATTTacaaaaatttgtttttttctctGTTTCAAACTTATAGACAGTGATAAAATTAGAATGGACTGAAATGGGGCGTTCGCTCCattctaattttataatatatacaatcgatgaatatattttttttcaatttttttaaccaaatgAGAAAATAGAAAAACCAAACAACATATCGAACAATGTATCATTTGATCAAGATAAAATTTTGTCTCACctcaataaaatttatagttgATTTAggacaaatctaaacattaaaaagtttaacatatctaaaatgaaaatgagttgatttattaaaaacgactACACTCAAAATGAGTAgtactttttagttttttagtttttttttttaaatgcattcaattttaattgataatGATTTATATGGTAAGTTaacattcaaataataaatgtatctataatttaaaattaaaaaataaaaacagtgCCTTAAGACtgattttttttgtcggaagaTGTAGAAACCTTCATTAATGAAAAACGACTTACAAAAGTCTCAAGTCTAGCTAtaccaataaaaatatttgtatgtCAACCTAAAAATGTGAGATTGAGCaagatcatttttttttcttaataattgAAGAGAAGAGAGCGttttcgaaaaaaattaaatccgtAACTTTAACAAAACGCCGcgtattttttatactatttaaaTTACAATTCATTGAGAGACATTGAATAATTAGTCATCTAGTTATATTGCCATCAGATTGCCTTTGCTATAATGTATTCacttaaaaatttaagagtgactttattttaattcaaaatttaattattaaaatttatttttattaaaatcaattattatttttcagtaatataattacattattttgagagattatttatttctatttgaacatttaaaaataaagtaactaaaaatattttttttaattctagcCTGTTTTACTGCTGAAAAATTCTATAAATAAAACTTATCTTTATcatatgagttttttttttaaaaaaaaaattagcaataGAAATGTCAATAAAGGCAATAGGCGATAAAAAAAACTCAGATTTTGAATTCAAATTTGAGAAACAGTCAGTAAAAACTGAAAACTACCAAAATAGTTGAATACATGCATATAAATCGGCCGACTTCAGCTGCAATTTGTAATGTTTCCCATTAATGGGCGTCACCCAATAAGTAACCAAATTTATTAACAGTCACCTAACACGTCATCATTCACCTCTTGTTTTCACTATATATACTCTCATCTTCTTACCATATCATCAGCACCAAATTAAACCTTCACTAAATTCCATTACACTAAACATTCATCACTGTCCGAAGATTAAAAGAAATGGCAggaaaaaatcaagaacaggaTTCAACTGAGGCCATTGGATGGGCTGCAAATGACCCATCTGGCATTCTTTCTCCTTACAAATTTTCAAGAAGGTTTATTTCTTTAATCTTCTACaaggtttcattttttttttaattttctaaaatttgtCTCGATTTCAATTGCAGAGAAACGGGAGAGAATGACGTGTCGTTTAAGGTTCTATATTGTGGGATGTGTCACTCTGATATTCACATGGCTAAGAATGAATGGGGCAATTCTGTTTACCCTCTTGTTCCTGGGTATGTATGCTTTGTGAGAATGTTGTTCAgcgtttatatcatttgagttataacttgTTGGTTTGTCTGTATGTAAATCTGATCTTAATTAGTACTACAATTTTCAGATCTGTTGATGTGTTATAATTTTCAGGCATGAAATTGTGGGAGTGGTGACAGAAGTGGGGAGCAACGtagaaaatttcaaaatcgGAGATAAAGTAGGTGTCGGCTATATGTCCGGATCATGCCGATCATGCGATAATTGCAGCGACGATCTTGAAAATTACTGTCCGAAAATGCTAGTAACTTGTTCATCAGCCAAGTACTACGACGGAACCACCACTTACGGAGGCTATTCGGACACAATGGTGACTGACAAGCACTTTGTTGTTCGTATTCCGGACAATCTTCCGCTTGATGCGACTGCTCCGCTCCTGTGCGCTGGCATAACGGTGTATAGTCCGTTGAAATATTACGGACTAGATAAAGCTGGTATGAAAATTGGTGTGGTTGGACTCGGCGGACTCGGTCACATGGCTG containing:
- the LOC126656545 gene encoding probable mannitol dehydrogenase codes for the protein MAGKNQEQDSTEAIGWAANDPSGILSPYKFSRRETGENDVSFKVLYCGMCHSDIHMAKNEWGNSVYPLVPGHEIVGVVTEVGSNVENFKIGDKVGVGYMSGSCRSCDNCSDDLENYCPKMLVTCSSAKYYDGTTTYGGYSDTMVTDKHFVVRIPDNLPLDATAPLLCAGITVYSPLKYYGLDKAGMKIGVVGLGGLGHMAVKFAKGMGAKVTVISTSVNKKQEAIEHLGADSFLVSRDPDQMQAGMGTLDGIIDTVSANHPLMPLISLLKTNGKLVLIGAPTKPYELPAFPLLMGRKMVGGTMIGGMKETQEMLHFAAEHGITSDIELIPIDYVNTATERMLKGDVRYRFVIDVANTIKAAK